One Epidermidibacterium keratini DNA segment encodes these proteins:
- a CDS encoding maleylpyruvate isomerase family mycothiol-dependent enzyme, with protein MTTALTGAEYDAALATAGAAFAEYAGSLDPQTAVPSCPGWTMQQLVGHLGGVHAWAAAVVRGSGPKVPRPEPEGELSEWYLAQLGVLQQALAQTDQQQPVWTFNGTQPVSFWARRQAHELAMHLCDAQLAAGQQPTYSGALAADAVSEVFDVMTPRMSKDRPVPVSAPIAFVASDSGDRWLVRPSEKPGLVDYDHGGAGDAVVTATAPVQTLATGIWRRTPTSDWQIDGDRSVLETFIDTPLTP; from the coding sequence ATGACCACTGCGTTGACCGGTGCCGAGTACGACGCCGCGCTAGCGACTGCCGGAGCGGCCTTTGCCGAGTACGCCGGCTCACTGGACCCGCAGACCGCGGTGCCCTCCTGCCCGGGTTGGACTATGCAGCAGCTGGTCGGGCACCTCGGCGGGGTGCACGCGTGGGCCGCGGCCGTCGTGCGGGGATCCGGGCCGAAGGTGCCGCGCCCGGAGCCGGAGGGAGAGCTGAGCGAGTGGTATCTCGCGCAGCTCGGCGTACTGCAGCAGGCGCTTGCACAGACCGATCAACAGCAGCCGGTGTGGACCTTCAACGGCACGCAGCCGGTGAGCTTCTGGGCCCGTCGTCAGGCGCACGAGCTGGCGATGCACCTGTGCGACGCGCAGCTGGCCGCGGGGCAGCAGCCGACCTACAGCGGGGCGCTCGCGGCCGATGCCGTCAGCGAGGTCTTCGACGTGATGACGCCGCGGATGAGCAAGGACCGACCGGTCCCGGTGAGCGCACCGATCGCGTTCGTCGCCAGCGATAGCGGCGATCGATGGCTGGTGCGGCCGAGCGAGAAGCCGGGGCTGGTTGACTACGACCACGGCGGCGCGGGTGACGCTGTCGTCACCGCGACCGCTCCGGTGCAGACCCTCGCGACAGGCATCTGGCGGCGTACGCCGACCAGCGACTGGCAGATCGACGGCGACCGCTCGGTGCTCGAGACCTTCATCGACACGCCGCTCACCCCATAG